In Nerophis ophidion isolate RoL-2023_Sa linkage group LG02, RoL_Noph_v1.0, whole genome shotgun sequence, one DNA window encodes the following:
- the LOC133547112 gene encoding gastrula zinc finger protein XlCGF57.1-like, whose translation MCKVEMLRVLVKQRLTAAVEEIFVVLERTIAEYEEELSRRKEENERQRQLLDALFNKHQQTDVGGEPPLPEQQEWTSTKEREEPQPPHLKEEDEEHSITEHLKKLEEVQVVGFIVKREEDEVKGESEVKREAEPPRSSSTQDVTREGDGDHCGGSQADLAPLSDSEDATSHPADTDEEDSKAAHTENTPFKCSHCDKTFTNHSKLRRHMQCHTGEKPFVCLVCGKRFSQKAHMKEHTRTHTGERPYACSVCSKSFTHASTLMRHSGTHTRRQTVQNPVRRVGFLTTSLMKEHIRTHTGEKLFSCSVCGKEFFQESRLTEHSKTHTKEKRFACSVCRQTFSQKSYLIIHARTHTGEKPFTCSVCGKQFAHRSNWTRHTRTHTEEIPYACAMCNKSFSQKEYLIAHMKTHTRKKPTSCSVCHTYFADRSALRQHLKTHTGDNIDP comes from the exons atgtgcaaaGTAGAAATGCTGAGAGTGTTGGTGaagcagcgactaactgctgctgtggaagaaatatttgtagtgttagaaagaaccatagcagaatacgaggaggaactttctagaagaaaagaggagaacgagcgacaacgtcaactactggacgctcttTTCAACAAACATCAacaaacag ATGTCGGTGGAGAACCTCCTCTTCCTGAGCAGCAGGAGTGGACCTCCACAAAAGAGCGGGAGGAGCCACAGCCTCCTCAccttaaagaggaagacgaggaacacagcatcactgagcatttaaaaaaattggaGGAGGTGCAGGTGGTTGGTTTCATCGTGAAGAGAGAAgaagatgaggtcaaaggtgaaagcgaggtgaagagagaggcggagcctccaagaaGCAGCTCCACTCAGGACGTGACAAGAGAaggtgatggagaccactgtggaggatcacaagcagacttAGCTCCACTGTCAGATAGTGAAGATGCGACGTCACACCCTGCTGACACTGATGAGGAAGACTCTAAAGCTGCTCACACTGAGAACACTCCCTTTAAATgctctcactgtgacaaaacttttACTAACCATAGTAAGCTGAGAAGACACATGCAGTGTCACACAGGAGAGAAACCGTTCGTGTGCTTAGTCTGCGGCAAACGGTTCTCTCAGAAAGCACATATGAAAGAACACACCAGGACGCATACAGGCGAGAGACCCTATGCCTGCTCAGTTTGCAGCAAGAGTTTCACTCATGCCTCAACTCTGATGAGACACTCTGGAACACACACCAGAAGACAGACGGTCCAAAACCCGGTCCGCCGTGTAGGTTTCTTGACGACGTCACTCATGAAAGAACATATCCGAacgcacactggagagaaactcTTCTCCTGCTCAGTTTGCGGGAAAGAATTCTTTCAAGAGTCGCGTTTGACAGAACACTCAAAAACGCACACCAAAGAGAAACGTTTCGCCTGCTCAGTTTGTCGCCAAACGTTCTCTCAAAAGTCGTATTTGATTATACACGCGAGAACGCACACCGGGGAGAAACCTTTCACTTGCTCAGTGTGCGGCAAACAATTCGCCCACCGGTCAAATTGGACGAGACACACACGAACGCATACCGAAGAAATACCATATGCCTGCGCGATGTGTAATAAAAGTTTCTCTCAAAAGGAGTATTTGATAgcgcacatgaaaacacacaccaGGAAGAAACCAACTTCCTGCTCGGTCTGCCACACATATTTTGCCGATCGCTCAGCGTTGAGGCAACACTTAAAAACACACACTGGCGACAATATTGATCCCTGA